From a region of the Corallococcus coralloides DSM 2259 genome:
- a CDS encoding DNA-binding protein, translated as MTPTGFDRYFEKKLKRPAFAEAYAKARAEVDAADKLIRALDARREEAGLSKADLARKAETPPEVVRRLFTAPSANPTLSTVTKLAAALGCRLQLVPAPARRKAVRPRALAPRVRRK; from the coding sequence ATGACCCCCACGGGATTCGACCGTTACTTCGAGAAGAAGCTCAAGCGCCCGGCCTTCGCGGAGGCGTACGCGAAGGCGCGTGCCGAAGTGGATGCGGCTGACAAGCTGATCCGCGCCCTGGATGCGCGGCGCGAGGAGGCCGGACTGAGCAAGGCGGACCTGGCTCGGAAGGCGGAGACCCCGCCGGAGGTCGTGCGCCGCCTGTTCACGGCCCCTTCGGCGAACCCTACGCTGTCGACGGTCACGAAGCTGGCCGCCGCGCTGGGCTGTCGCCTGCAACTGGTGCCGGCCCCCGCCCGCCGCAAGGCAGTGCGGCCACGGGCGCTCGCCCCCCGCGTCCGCCGCAAGTAG